From the genome of Macrobrachium nipponense isolate FS-2020 chromosome 29, ASM1510439v2, whole genome shotgun sequence, one region includes:
- the LOC135206071 gene encoding gamma-glutamyl hydrolase-like yields the protein MGSSTAFHLVFGALAANALPTVDYNFRPIIGVLSQEPSESLLDLLEDKNYTSYIAASYVKYIEGSGARVVPILIDQDDSYYENIASSVNGILFPGGAVSITNSSGYGAAGQKLYEHVIRANMEGIYMPLWGTCLGFEMITYLAADFQRWLTRCDASNKADRLTLQEGYMDSRIFEQMPDYVIDYVRLLNTTVNFHRWCMTPEDFTASGLSKDFKALATSYDFDNLEYVALFEHNHLPIFGSQFHPEKNPYEWASDEGHSAIPHDPFSVGVAHYFSNFFVNQARYNKQAFATKEEEQEALIYNYDTIFTEALGSSFTEAYFFR from the exons ATGGGATCGTCGACTGCCTTTCACCTGGTCTTTGGCGCCCTGGCGGCAAATGCACTGCCAACTGTCGACTACAACTTTCGACCAATTATTG GAGTCCTGTCGCAGGAGCCATCGGAAAGTCTCCTGGACCTCCTGGAGGATAAGAACTACACATCCTACATCGCTGCATCCTACGTGAAGTACATAGAAGGATCGGGAGCCAGAGTGGTTCCAATTCT CATCGATCAGGATGACAGTTACTACGAGAACATAGCGTCCTCAGTGAATGG AATACTATTCCCCGGAGGAGCCGTGTCAATAACCAATAGCAGTGGCTACGGAGCTGCCGGGCAGAAACTGTATGAACAT GTCATCAGGGCAAACATGGAGGGCATATACATGCCGCTCTGGGGGACGTGTCTAGGCTTCGAAATGATAACTTACCTGGCGGCTGATTTCCAGAGGTGGCTAACGCGTTGCGACGCCTCGAACAAGGCGGATCGTCTCACGCTGCAAGAAG gGTACATGGACTCCCGAATTTTCGAGCAGATGCCCGATTACGTCATCGACTACGTAAGGCTTCTAAACACTACTGTTAACTTCCACCGTTGGTGTATGACACCTGAA GACTTCACGGCATCGGGACTCTCAAAGGACTTCAAGGCCCTGGCCACCAGCTACGACTTCGACAATCTCGAGTACGTGGCCCTTTTCGAACACAACCACCTCCCCATCTTCGGGTCGCAGTTCCACCCCGAGAAGAACCCTTACGAGTGGGCGTCTGACGAAGGGCACTCGGCCATCCCCCACGATCCCTTTTCCGTGGGCGTCGCCCACTACTTCTCCAATTTCTTCGTCAACCAAG CTCGCTACAACAAGCAAGCCTTCGCTACGAAGGAGGAGGAGCAAGAGGCTCTCATCTACAACTACGACACCATCTTCACCGAGGCTCTGGGGTCGTCCTTCACGGAGGCCTATTTCTTCCGGTAA